In Balearica regulorum gibbericeps isolate bBalReg1 chromosome 27, bBalReg1.pri, whole genome shotgun sequence, the genomic stretch GAGGAAAAGTTTTTCCAGGGCATCCTGCAGCCGCAGCTCCTGCAGATGTGAGTGTCTGAGGCACGAGACAGCAGCTGGGGGAGGGTTTCTCTATCATGGACCCCCTTGGGGCCGTGACTGTGGGGTTCCCCTTGCCTGCACCTCCTTTTCCCCCGCTGTGAGATGCTGCGGTGCTGTCTCAGGACGCCCCTCGCAGCATCCCACCCTGTCCCCGGCAGGTCCGAGCTCGCCGTCCTCAGCGCCACGGCCATGCTGACGGGCACGGTGCGGCAGATCTGCGCATCTCCCCTGCTCCACCGCCTCGTGCTCTTCCTTCTGGGGCCAGACCGGCACCCCGAGACCCCGGCGGATGCCCCCCACCCTCTGCGCACCCAGCTCATCAACCGCTGCAACCACCTCTCCGACGAGGTGAGCCCCATCCTGGGTGGAGGGGACACGGGCGATACTGGGGGGCAGTGCCGGTGGTCTCACGCCACTCGCCGTGCCGCAGATCAGCCTGGCCAGCCTGCGGCTCTTTGAGGAGCTCCTGCGGAAACCCCACGAGCACGTGGCACACAGCCTGGCGCTGAGGAACCTGGAGGCAAGGGGCTACCTACAGCGCAGCCCCCCCGTGCCTGATGAGCGCGGACCCCCCGAGCCGGACCCCGACGAAGATGGGCTGTGAGCAagggggccggggcagggcaaggggggggcagccccccggTGCCCACCCAGCTAATGGCCCTGCACTGGCCCTGCAGGGACCTGGAGGAGGATCCCTACTTCACCGATGGATTCCCAGATGCCGGCTTTGGGACGGCAAAAAAGCCTCTGCCAGGATCGGCCCCATCGGGGAAGGGGCAAGTGAGCGAGGTGGTCAGCAGGTAGGGATTTGCAGGGGCTACTACAGCATGGGGGGGCTGTATCCCCCTCCACATCCCTCTCCCGTGTCTTCCAGCTTCCTCTGCCTGGTCCCCGAGGAGGCGAAGACCTCCTCGTGCATGGAGGAAGGCGGCTACGACACCTACGTCCATGATGCCCTGGGCATGGTGAGTGGCTGGGGGGGGATCCCCATCCCCAGCGGTgccagcccctgctctggctcTCACCCACCGTCACCCCCTCCGCCAGGTCCAGGCGTGCCAGGCCAGCGCAGCCCCGTGGGGGTGGCCCTTGGCCCCCCGGCCCCTCGACGCCTGCCACCCCGAAGAGGCGTTCTACGAGGGCCATTTCCTCAAGGTGCTGTTTGACCGGATGAGCCGGATCCTGGACCAGGTATGGGGGTGCCCGGTTGAGATGCCAGGGACGTACTGGGGTCCCTACTGCCCCTTGCCTTGGTGTGGCCGGGGGGACTGTCCCCCCAAAAGCCCTCTCCGCTTGTCCCCGCCAATGGGGGCTCAGTGGCTGCTAATGCCACCGATGCTCTTGGCCGCTTCACCCCCACTATGGGGGCCGCGGACCCTGGGAAGGAGGGCTGCCACCCTCCGCTCTGCGTCCCCAGGGGTGCGGGACTGGCACTAGCCATAGCAAGGTGATGCATCCCCTAGTCAAATACCCCCCAGCTGAGTCCCcgctgggggatgctggggggggggggacacgacacatTATCCATGCCAGCTCCCGCTGAGCgtcaccccccccgccccagccctaCAGCCTGAACCTGCAGGTGACCTCGGTGCTGTCCCGCCTGGCCgccttcccccatccccacctccACGAGTACCTGCTGGACCCCTACCTCAACCTGGCACCCGGCTGCCGCTCGCTCTTCTCCGTCCTCGTCAGGGTAACGTCACCTACtgccaggggtgggggggatggaCGGGATGGGGACACCCTGGCAAAACGGGGCCTGACtgtccacccccccccccccccccccacctcccccgcAGGTGATCGGGGACCTGATGCAGCGGCTCCAGCGTGTGCCCCATTTCAGGGCCAAGCTGCTCCTGGTGCGCCGGCAGCTCATGGGGCTGGTGCCCGGAGAGCAGtaagtgctggggaagggggggggggcatgggaTGGGGGCAATGCATGCCCTTCGAGGGGGGTGTACCCCACGGAACCCCCATTGCTCGTCTTCCCCGCAGGATGGACCACACGATGCTCTTCAagggggtggtggtgctggAGGAGTTCTGCAAGGAGCTGGCTGCCATCGCCCTGGTCAAGGGACCGCCTGAGGGGCCCccctgagctgcagctccccGGCCCCCCACAGAGCACCCCCTCTTCGGCCGGGCTGCGGTGGCCACTGGGGATGGCCCAACCCGCGTGCCGGTAGCCTCTGGTGGCCCTGCTTGGACTGGCATGTCCCCAATAGCTGGGCATGGTGGTAGCACCCCGGGAAGGACATCGGCCTCGCTGCGCCcagtgaggaggaagaggaggcacaGAGTCCTTCACCGTCGCCTTGGCCAACCCGGAGGTGATGCCACCTCCCCCGTGCAGGATGTGGCCCCTCTGGGTGCAAAGTGAACCATGCTGCGTTTATTCCTGGGTGGTGGGttcctgctccccctgccccgtATCggagctgcccccagcccccactAACCTcaagcaggatttttttgggCAATAATGGGCTGTGCAGGCATGGTGCTGTCCTCTGCCTGCGTGGGGCAGTGCCCCCCCCTCGGCTGCAAGAACTCAATCATCTCCCCGGGCTCTGGGGCACGGGGtacgcgtgtgtgtgtgcgtgtgtgtgtttgtgtctcCTGCCTGGCGGGGATGGCGCACCCCAAACCCCGCACAGCCGGGCACCGTGTCCCCTGGGTGATGGGACTCTGCTACAATAAAGCTGTGAGCTCAGCACCACCTGCTGCACCCCTGCCGTCTGTACTGCGTCGTCTCCCTTCCCAAgcaccccccaaaaccaggcTCCCCGctctccgcccccccccccccttcaacCGCAGCCAGGCAGatgcaagaagcagcagccgGGTTTATTTCTGCTCTGGCTGGCTCTCTCCCCCCCCAACACAGCACCGTGCTCTGCCCCAAAACATCCCCCCGGCCGTGGGCAGCACATCCTGGGGCTGTCAGCCTCAGCCACGTGTCCCGGTCAGACCCCCGTGCCCAAAGCCAGGTTGTCGGGCACTAGCTGCGGACAGGCACCGTGGCCGCAGCACGGAGCCGCTGCAGGATGCGGCCCCTCAggctctcctcctccacacGCCACCAGCGGAAAGCAGGGCTGCACAGCTcggggggggcagccccggggctgctgggCGGGATGCTCAGCAGCATGTTGAAGCAGACACCGTCggcccccccgggacccccagcccggtgctgcagccccagcagccccaggggtCCCGGGCAGGGCTCCGGCGGCAGGCAGTCCCGCAGCAGCCGCAGCACGGGCAGGCGGAAACCCCCGCGGACCTCGGCCGGGGACGTGCCGCAGGCTACCACGGGCAGGTGGGGGGTCCCGTCCgtgcccagcagcacccaaagGTTCCCGGTGTCATTGGCGAAGGCTACCAGGAGCCGCAAGCAGAGCAGGGTGCAGGGCAGCTCCCGTGGCAGCgtgggggggtgcggggggctgcggcggtAGCGGGCAGCGAGGTCCAGCAAGGGCAGGATGTCCAGGGCTCGCAGCGGCAGCGCGGAGGGGTCCCCGGCCCACCACGCCGCTTGCAGGGACTCGGCATCAGCCTCCTCCAGGGTCTTCAGGGTCCCACCTGCGGGCAGAGAGACAGCGATGTCCTGGAACAGGGGTGGCAGGGGACAGCAGGACCCGGCACCGCACTGGCAGGGGGTGCCAGTGCCCGGtcgtggggctggtggggggcaCTGAGACCCCATCATGGGGCTGACAGGGGACACCGATAACCCGCACGGGGCTTGTGGGGGGCCGCCAGTACTGGTGATGGTGCTGGCAGGGAACACTGATGCCCTGGCACAAGGGCTGGCGAGGGATGGGGACGCCCTGGcacggggcaggcaggggatgcCAACGCCCTGGCACAAAGGTGACAGGGGACACCAATGACCTGGCGCAGGGCTGGCAAGGGATGGGGACGCCCTGGcacggggctggctggggatgcCGATGCCCGTcatggggctggcagaggaCACCGATGCCCCAGCacggggctgggctggcagtgGACGTGCCAGGTGAGCCGCGTCCTTCCCACACCCCTTCCGAGCACCAAACGGCACAGGCACGCACCGGTGGGGCGCGCGAGGAAGGCGAAGCGGATCCACGCCGGCCCCCTCTCCTCCAGCGCCAGCAAGGTGAGGGGTTCACACTCCAGCCCCGTCTCCTCCTTCACCTCCCTCCGCATGGCTGCCACGATGTTCTCACCGGGCTCCATCCTCCCGGCCGGCAGGTACCACTTCCCGCGGCATTCGGGCTTGGCCtcctgcaccagcagcaccctgtCCTGCAGGGACGGAGAAGGGTCGGGTGGGCACCGGGCACTGCCGGGGTGGGggtctcgggggggggggtggggggggctgccTCACCTCCTCGTTGAAGAGCACGGCCAGGACGACGTAGCAGGCGTTCCTCCCCAGGCGGATGGGGccggtgggtgggtgggggccCTCAAAGCGTGCCCCCACGTCCCAGCTGCCGCCGCCCAGCACCGCATCCAGCTCCGCCGCCGGAGCCTCCCCCATGGGACCAGGGGCCCCGCAGGCTGGatgggggcggagggggggggtgaAGCAGAGCCCTCAGGCACCCGCTCAGGGGGTAgcggggttttggggtggggagggcacCCCCCAGACATGCAGGCGCGGGGACAGGGAGCCTCGCCGCTGGAGGGGGTAGTGAGGGAGGGGGTCCGGCGATTGCGGGGTGCATGGGAAGGTGCAATGCGGGAAGGGGTCACCCGGCGGCTGCGAGGTGCCGGAGAGGAAGGGTTTGCTGGACTGGGGGACGTGGAGGGGGGTGTAAGAGGGGAAGGGTCtgctgggcggggggggcacgTAGCAAGGGAAGAGCTCGGTGGCCTTCGTGATGCAGGGAgggctgcagaagggaaagggtCTGCTCGACTGGGGGACGCCCAGGGGGGCgcaggaggggaagggctgGCTGGACTGCAGCATGTAGGAAGGGAAATAGTAAGGGAAGGGGTCCCTAGGCTTGGGGAGGCAGGGGGGGCTGCGGTAGTGGAAAGGCTTGCTGGACTGGGGGAGGCATGGGGGGGCACAGTAGGGGAAGGGCTGGCTGGACTGCAGGGTGTACAGGGGGCTGTAGGGAAAGAGCTCGCTGGATTTGGGGATGCGGGGAGGGCTGCGGTAGACGAAGGGCTGGCTCGACTGCAGGATACACGGGAAGCTGAAATAAGTGAAGGGTTCGCTCGACTGGAGGAGGTAGGAGGGAAAGGGTTTGCCGGactggggcaggctggggggaaAGGGGCGGCTAGactgggggatgctgggggagaggggccTGCTAGACTGGGGGATGCCCGGGGTGGGGTAGGAGCAGGGCTGGCCGGGCTGCGGGGTGCACGGAGGGCTGGGCCAAGGGCAGGAATCGGCAGGCTGCGGGGGCCAGGGCGTGCTGGACTGCAGGGCGCTATAGGGGAAGGGCTGGTCCGAGTACGGGGTGCACAGGGGGAAAGGCgcggggggctgtggggtgcaggggggcaAGCCGGGCTGCAGGGTGCAATAGGGGAAGGGCGAGCTGGACTGCAGGGTGCGAGGCGGGGCGCTGGgcggcagggtgctgggctgcagggtgcGAGGCGGGGtgctgggctgcggggggcGAGGCGGGGTGCTGGGCTGCGGGGCGCAGCGGGAGAAGGGTCTGCGGGACTGCAGGGTGCACCGAGAGgcgcagcagcagagcagggctcgCAGGAGAGGTGCACTAGGGCGAGGGTTCGCGGGGTGCAATAGGGGAaaggtttgggggggctgcggggtgcaACGGGGAAGGGTTTGGGGTGCAGCGTGCAAGAAGGGAAGGGTCGGGGGGGGCTGCACGGTGCAagaagggaagggctggggtTCGCAGGGCGCAGCAGGGGCCGGGGTtcgggggctgcggggtgcaGCGGGGGCCGGGGTtcgggggctgcggggtgcaGCGGGGGGCGGGGGTGCAGCAGGTTGGGAAGGGGCGCGGGGCGCGcgcagagccccccccccgcctccacCGCGCGCATGCGCCAGGGCACTCACCGCGTCCCGGGGCTCAGCCGCGCGGCCCCCGCCCACTTCGCTCGCCGCCCATTGGTGGCTCCGCGAGACCGGCTCGCTTTCTATTGGTTAGTCCTGCCGCCACTTCCCCTCACGGCTGCGGGGCGGGGCTTGGC encodes the following:
- the NUDT18 gene encoding LOW QUALITY PROTEIN: 8-oxo-dGDP phosphatase NUDT18 (The sequence of the model RefSeq protein was modified relative to this genomic sequence to represent the inferred CDS: deleted 3 bases in 2 codons), producing MLQSSQPFPSCAPWASPSRADPFPSAALPASRRPPSSSLATCPPRPADPSPLTPPSTSPSPANPSSPAPRSRRVTPSRIAPSHAPRNRRTPSLTTPSSGEAPCPRACMSGGCPPHPKTPLPPERVPEGSFTPPLRPHPACGAPGPMGEAPAAELDAVLGGGSWDVGARFEGPHPPTGPIRLGRNACYVVLAVLFNEEDRVLLVQEAKPECRGKWYLPAGRMEPGENIVAAMRREVKEETGLECEPLTLLALEERGPAWIRFAFLARPTGGTLKTLEEADAESLQAAWWAGDPSALPLRALDILPLLDLAARYRRSPPHPPTLPRELPCTLLCLRLLVAFANDTGNLWVLLGTDGTPHLPVVACGTSPAEVRGGFRLPVLRLLRDCLPPEPCPGPLGLLGLQHRAGGPGGADGVCFNMLLSIPPSSPGAAPPELCSPAFRWWRVEEESLRGRILQRLRAAATVPVRS
- the FHIP2B gene encoding FHF complex subunit HOOK-interacting protein 2B; this encodes MLSRLGSLLQQAVETREPSVDLLEAFTEHWKGITGYYLEATDESIPARRTDIPWRLKQMLDILVYEEKQRPAGETGPCLEYLLQHKVLETLSTLGKAEYPPGMRQQVLLFFSRVLGQMQHPLLHYLNVHRPVQKLLQLSGDRLGSGTEKEEVQFAAVLCTKIKQDPTLLAYILEGKSILNERRTQELPASPVEEGAEHPPGTATAAGSPRAEPSPPRRDSNLVTSLVGLCKSKKSRIALKAQENLLSLVGLAQEAAAACLVRSSTLCRLLTGHLCDLYSAVPACTDPADVLALERASWRTQGDAASEGIFPGKESLAAFFGWLDYLDELVMGAHPVVADAITEAVEEKFFQGILQPQLLQMSELAVLSATAMLTGTVRQICASPLLHRLVLFLLGPDRHPETPADAPHPLRTQLINRCNHLSDEISLASLRLFEELLRKPHEHVAHSLALRNLEARGYLQRSPPVPDERGPPEPDPDEDGLDLEEDPYFTDGFPDAGFGTAKKPLPGSAPSGKGQVSEVVSSFLCLVPEEAKTSSCMEEGGYDTYVHDALGMVQACQASAAPWGWPLAPRPLDACHPEEAFYEGHFLKVLFDRMSRILDQPYSLNLQVTSVLSRLAAFPHPHLHEYLLDPYLNLAPGCRSLFSVLVRVIGDLMQRLQRVPHFRAKLLLVRRQLMGLVPGEQMDHTMLFKGVVVLEEFCKELAAIALVKGPPEGPP